The window ATGCACGAGGGCCAGGGGGAGATGATCCTGAAGCCGGCGCTCATCTCGGTCGTCGTCGTGGCCGCCGTGGCGACGCTGCTGCTGGGCCTCATGCCCGGCCCGTGGTTCGAACTGGCCCGCCAGGCCGTGATGCAAAGCGTCCAGGCCGTCGCCGCGGGGGGATAAATTAGGAATTACGAATTAGGAATTAGGAATCCAGACCCGCTCTCATTTCCTAATTCCTAATTCCTAATTCGTAATTGCTCCTATGAGCCACATGATCGTCTTCGCGTCGCCCACGTTGGACGGCGCCTACGCCATGCGCGACGCGCTGGACGATCTGCGCGCCTTCGATCTGGTGGCCGTGAAAGACGCGGCCGTGGTGGAACGGCTGCCCGACGGCGCGGTGCGCGTGCGCCAATCGTTTAATCTGGTCGGCGCGGGAGCGTTGGGCGGCGCGGCCTGGGGGGCGCTCATCGGCCTGGTCTTTCTCTCCCCCTGGCTGGGGCTGGCCGTGGGCGGCATCGCCGGGGCGCTGGCCGGCCGCTTCGCCGACATCGGCATCGACGACGCCTTTATCCGCGAGGTGGGCGAGGGCGTGCCGCCGGGCAGCTCGGCCTTTTTTCTGCTCATCGACAACTGGGAACAGAGCAAGGCCCTGCGCCTGCTGGCCGATTTCGGCACGACCATTATCCACACCAGCATGCCGCCGGATGAAGAAGCGCGGCTGCGCGCCTTCCTTGCCGCGGCCGAAGAATAGTAGACGTAGACGCCGGTTGCCACCCCCGGCGCAACTCTAGCGGTCTAGAACACCATCTGAGATACCCTTATGGAAATTCAACATCCGACTACCGACCGCACCGGCCGCACGCCGGAAGCGTTTCGCCAGAATATCGTCAATAATCTCTATTACTCGCGCGGGGCCAACGTGCAGTCGGCCAGCAACTACGACATCTACATGGCCCTGTCGCGCACCGTGCGCAACCATCTGGTGGAGCGCTTCCGCCGCACGGTCGATATGCGCTACGCCGTTAACCCGCGTTTTGTCTACTATCTATCGGCCGAATACCTGCTGGGCCGGCAGTTGCCGCAAAATCTGCTCTATAGCGACACCGGTGAACTGGCCGGCGCGGCCCTCGATGGTTCGCAATTCCCCATGACGACCATGATCGAGCAGGACGTGGAGCCGGGGCTGGGCAACGGCGGTCTGGGGCGGCTGGCGGCCTGCTTCCTCGATTCGCTGGCGACACTGGACATCCCGGCCATCGGCTACGGCATTCGCTACGAATACGGCATCTTTCGCCAGGAGATCCGCGACGGCTACCAGGTGGAGCAGCCCGACGAATGGCTGGCCCTCGACTTCCCGTGGGAGTTCGCCCAACCCGACGACATGATCCCGGTCGGCTTCGGCGGCCATGCCGAGCACTACCACGACGCGCACGGCCACGTGCGCGCCCGCTGGCATCCGGCCGAGCAGGTGATGGGCGAGCCGCACCACATCCTCGTGCCCGGCTACGGCACGACCACGGTCAACTTCCTGCGTCTGTGGCGAGCGCGGGCCACGGCCGAGTTCGACTTTCGCCTGTTCGACATCGGCGACTACGCCAGCGCCGTGCAGGCCAAGGTGCACAGCGAGAACATCTCCAAGGTGCTCTATCCCAACGACAACACGCCCCAGGGGCGCGAATTACGCCTGCGACAACAATACTTCTTCGTCGCCTGCTCGCTGCGCGACATCATCGATCGCTTCCTGCGCTGCGGCAATCCCATCGAGGACCTGGCCGAGAAGGTTGTCATCCAACTCAACGACACCCACCCCGTGGTCGGCATCCCCGAACTCATGCGGCTGCTGATTGACGAATACGATCTGGAGTGGCACGCGGCGTGGGAGATTACCGGCCGCGTCTTCGCCTACACCTGCCACACGCTCATGCCCGAGGCGCTGGAAAAGTGGCCGGTCAGCCTGTTCGAGCGCCTGTTGCCGCGCCACATGGTGATCATCAACGAGATCAACCGCCGCTTTCTGGCCGACGTCAGCGCTCGCTACCCCAACGATTACGACCGCCTGTCGCGGCTATCGCTCATCGAGGACG is drawn from Candidatus Promineifilum breve and contains these coding sequences:
- a CDS encoding DUF1269 domain-containing protein, translated to MSHMIVFASPTLDGAYAMRDALDDLRAFDLVAVKDAAVVERLPDGAVRVRQSFNLVGAGALGGAAWGALIGLVFLSPWLGLAVGGIAGALAGRFADIGIDDAFIREVGEGVPPGSSAFFLLIDNWEQSKALRLLADFGTTIIHTSMPPDEEARLRAFLAAAEE
- a CDS encoding glycogen/starch/alpha-glucan phosphorylase, translating into MEIQHPTTDRTGRTPEAFRQNIVNNLYYSRGANVQSASNYDIYMALSRTVRNHLVERFRRTVDMRYAVNPRFVYYLSAEYLLGRQLPQNLLYSDTGELAGAALDGSQFPMTTMIEQDVEPGLGNGGLGRLAACFLDSLATLDIPAIGYGIRYEYGIFRQEIRDGYQVEQPDEWLALDFPWEFAQPDDMIPVGFGGHAEHYHDAHGHVRARWHPAEQVMGEPHHILVPGYGTTTVNFLRLWRARATAEFDFRLFDIGDYASAVQAKVHSENISKVLYPNDNTPQGRELRLRQQYFFVACSLRDIIDRFLRCGNPIEDLAEKVVIQLNDTHPVVGIPELMRLLIDEYDLEWHAAWEITGRVFAYTCHTLMPEALEKWPVSLFERLLPRHMVIINEINRRFLADVSARYPNDYDRLSRLSLIEDGGERQVRMAHLAVVGSFSVNGVAELHSQLLKDRVLRDFYELWPERFNNKTNGVTPRRFIRLANPRLSGLISDTIGDGWLRDLDRLEQLESHAADAAFRAQWRAVKTANKVDLAAVILARTGCVVDPNSMYDVMVKRLHEYKRQLLQALHIITRYNRLVADPTLDLTPRTFIFGAKAAPGYYMAKLIIKLINAVGEVVNNDPVAGKLMKVVFLPNFNVTLGESIYPAADLSEQISMAGKEASGTGNMKFALNGALTIGTLDGANIEIRERVGAENFFHFGLTVEEVFALKAQGYRPMDYVAAAPELEKALKQIASGVFSDGDPTLFEPIIRTLLDRDEFLVLADYAAYIESQEEVDRAYRDEETWTQRAILNAARCGFFSSDRAMRQYAEEIWRVKSLPVK